TCGGCCGAAGAGCGGGACTTGTTGTGGAAGGCGCGAAAGAACGCGTTCGGCGCGGTGGGACGCGTTTCGCCGTTTTACTACGTGCAGGACGGCGTGGTGCCGCGAACGAAGATCGAGCCTGCGCTTACGCGGATCCGGGAAGTCGCTGAGAAGTACGGCCTGATCATCAGCAACATCTTTCACGCCGGAGACGGCAATCTGCATCCGCTGATTCTCTTCGACGCGCGAAAGCCCGGGGAACTCGAAGCAGCGCAAAAGGCGGGCGACGAGATTCTCGAGTTCTGCATTTCCGTGGGAGGATCGATCACGGGCGAGCACGGGGTGGGCATGGAGAAGATGGAGTTGATGGGGAGCCTCTATCCGGATGATTCGCTCGAGATGATCAAGCGGATGAAGGCGCTGTTCGATCCCGACTGCCGGCTGAACCCGGGGAAGGTGCTGCCCACCGGACGGGGCTGCATGGAGATTCGCCAGAAGCCGCTGACCGAAGCCACGATGGTGTGAGGCCTCCCGGCTTGCGAAGAACCGGGAGGCCTTGCCGTTAACGGGGTTGGCCGAGGTCGGGCGAGACGAAGGTGATTTCGCTCAGCGCGGCGACGGCTCGAATCTGAGTTCCAGTGATTTCGCCGAGAACGATGTTGCCGGGGAGCACCTTGGTCACCGTCACTCCGAGCGCCTTGAGCTTCCGCAAGGTCGCGGCCGAGCTGTCGGTGAGCCACAGTTTCACTTTTCGGGTCTGAGCGGAAGCCGTCCACGCGGCGACGGCTGGGTCGAGCTTGGAAACGGTGCTGTCGTCCCGCTCGGGCTCGGCTCGGGCCATGTCGGCTGCGGAGGTCGCACGGCCCGGCATCGGCGCGCGGACAGCGGCGCGGATTGGCGAGGGCGCGTAGATCGCCGCGCTGGACGGCGCCATGGCCGAACCCCGAGCCTGCCGCATCTTGGCCATTTCGCGCTTGCCTTCGTTGCCGAAGATGCCTTCGTAGCTGACGCCCTGCGGCATCTCCACCGGCACTTCGATACGGCGAGGTTGGCCGTTTTCGGTCACGATGGATTCTTCCACCGCGACGAAGGATGTGAACTGCGTCATCAGACGGAAGTCCACGCCGAGGCGAACGATGGCGGCCTTGACGTCGGCGCTAGGGCTACGGTGCTGGACGCCCTGCCAGTCCTGCGACATCAGGTCTTCGACCTTGTTGCGGGCCCAGAGCGTGGCAAGCACATCGTGGTCCGATTTGCCGCTGAGGTTCACGGCGATGCGGCGTTCGAATTCCCTGCCCTGGCGGTGTCCGCGGAGGCGGATTTCGCCGCGCGGCGCGCCTTCGTAGCGGCCGGTGACGACCACCGGCTTGGCGCCGAACAGATCCGGAATTCGCTTCGGGTAGACTTCGGTGACCGCGAGTCCGTTCCAGTCAATGGCGATGTCGGTGAGCAGCGGGTTGCGCACGCGGTCATGGAAGCGTTTGGCGGCGGCGGAGCCGTCGTCGCTGAGCGTAACGTATTCCACTTCACCGCGGGCCTCTTCGGCCATCTTGTCGAGCAGGAAGCGATTCACGGAGTTGCCAACGCCGAACGAGAAGATGCGGGCGTTCGGGTGGCGTTTCACTTCGCTTAGGATTTCCATGTCGTTGCCGACGTAGCCGTCAGTCATGAAGCAAACGATCCGGATGTGTTCCTGCTGGTCGCTCGGGTCGAGCGCGGCGCGGATCGCCTTCATCATCTCGGTGCCGCCGCCGCCTCGCCGGGTGAGCAGGAACTGCTGGGCCTTCCGGACGTTCTCAGGGGTGGCGGGAACGGGCTGCGGGAACAGCACGTGCGTGTCGCCCGCGAAGGTGATGAGGTTAAAGGTGTCGCGCGGGTAGAGACCATCGAGCGCGAGCTTGATCACCTCTTTGGATTTCTCGATGGGGAAGCCGGACATGGAGCCCGACGTGTCGACGACGAAGACGAGTTCCTTCGGCGTGGTGTCGGCCGCGGTGACAGCGTCCGGCGGCTGGAGGACGAGGGTGAAGAATCCGCCGCGGGAGTCGCGGTGGGACAACACGGCGTCGTCGATCTTCCGGCCCGCGACATCGTAGCGAAGAATGAAATCGCGATTGGGGATCTCGGCCTGATTCTTGAGCTTGACCACAGCCCGCTGCGGCGCCGGGCGGTCGATGGTTACCGGGAGCAGTTTGGATTCCAGGGACTGGATGGGAAGCCCGGCGTCGAGCGCGACTTCGATCGAGATATCGTGGCCGGCGCGGGCGCCTTCGGGGGTGATGGGCGGGGCGATCTTGCCGGCGTCGGGCACACGGCCCTTCGGAGAATAGCGCGGGCCGACCACGGTCGGGAAGACGAACTCATATGTGCCCGCTTCGTAGGGCAGCGTTTCGACGTAGCTGATCACGATTCGCACCTTTTCCCCGGGAGGGATATTGGTGACCGCTTGCGTGAAGATGTTCGGGCGCTCCTGGTCGAGAAGAGACGCGACCTGGCCGCGATTGCGGGCGGCCTCAAAGATCTTGCGGGCTTCGTCGCGTTCCTTGATCAGACCACGAACGGTGCGTCCGGCGACGTGCATGGTCATATCGTCGACGGCGGCTTTGCTTGGGAGCGGAAAGGTGTAAACAGCCTCGATCTTTTCGGTGAGCGGGTTCTCGAATTCCTGCGTCACGGTAACGCGGGCGAGAAATCCGGTTATGTTGGCCTTGACGTCGGTGTGCTTCAGCGGACAGACGGCGCCCGGCTTGCCTTCGCGATCGATCATGGTGAGTTCGCCCGCTGCTTCCACGGGCGAATCGGCGTGACGGACGGGCACGCTCGACCCCGGTGCGGGTACGGGACGGGCGGCGGCCCATACGAGCGTAGCCCCGGCGGTAACGGCGAGCGCCGCGGCGATTCGCCGCCATTGGTTCTTTTGATTCGGTTCCTGCATAAGAAGTTGGCCTCCTGACCCGATATGGCGCGGGAGGGAGAATCCTTTCACGGGAACCGCGATTTTCTCCGGCGCTAGGCGAGGGCGGATCCGACTTCGTTGGCAATCAGGTCGACATCGGGTTGGGAATAGCCTTTCACACTGGAGCCCTTCGCCGTGGCGGTGGGCAGTTCCGACACCTCCACGCGCTTATACAGACGATTGCTGTTGGCGATGCCCGTCCACTTCGTGGTCCGATC
This DNA window, taken from Bryobacteraceae bacterium, encodes the following:
- a CDS encoding VIT and VWA domain-containing protein, whose translation is MQEPNQKNQWRRIAAALAVTAGATLVWAAARPVPAPGSSVPVRHADSPVEAAGELTMIDREGKPGAVCPLKHTDVKANITGFLARVTVTQEFENPLTEKIEAVYTFPLPSKAAVDDMTMHVAGRTVRGLIKERDEARKIFEAARNRGQVASLLDQERPNIFTQAVTNIPPGEKVRIVISYVETLPYEAGTYEFVFPTVVGPRYSPKGRVPDAGKIAPPITPEGARAGHDISIEVALDAGLPIQSLESKLLPVTIDRPAPQRAVVKLKNQAEIPNRDFILRYDVAGRKIDDAVLSHRDSRGGFFTLVLQPPDAVTAADTTPKELVFVVDTSGSMSGFPIEKSKEVIKLALDGLYPRDTFNLITFAGDTHVLFPQPVPATPENVRKAQQFLLTRRGGGGTEMMKAIRAALDPSDQQEHIRIVCFMTDGYVGNDMEILSEVKRHPNARIFSFGVGNSVNRFLLDKMAEEARGEVEYVTLSDDGSAAAKRFHDRVRNPLLTDIAIDWNGLAVTEVYPKRIPDLFGAKPVVVTGRYEGAPRGEIRLRGHRQGREFERRIAVNLSGKSDHDVLATLWARNKVEDLMSQDWQGVQHRSPSADVKAAIVRLGVDFRLMTQFTSFVAVEESIVTENGQPRRIEVPVEMPQGVSYEGIFGNEGKREMAKMRQARGSAMAPSSAAIYAPSPIRAAVRAPMPGRATSAADMARAEPERDDSTVSKLDPAVAAWTASAQTRKVKLWLTDSSAATLRKLKALGVTVTKVLPGNIVLGEITGTQIRAVAALSEITFVSPDLGQPR